The following coding sequences lie in one Glycine soja cultivar W05 chromosome 16, ASM419377v2, whole genome shotgun sequence genomic window:
- the LOC114391144 gene encoding subtilisin-like protease SBT1.5, translating to MAPFGSLVILPFLLIATVTCSTSEKENSKTFIVQVHHQTKPSIFPTHKHWYDSSLSSISTTASVIHTYDTVFHGFSAKLSPSEAQKLQSLGHVITLIPEQLRSLHTTRSPEFLGLTTADRTGLLHETDFGSDLVIGVIDTGIWPERQSFNDRDLGPVPAKWRGKCVAGQNFPATSCNRKLIGARWFSGGYEATNGKMNETTEFRSPRDSDGHGTHTASIAAGRYVSPASTLGYAKGVAAGMAPKARLAVYKVCWNGGCFDSDILAAFDAAVSDGVDVASLSVGGVVVPYHLDVIAIGAFAAASAGVFVSASAGNGGPGGLTVTNVAPWVTTVGAGTLDRDFPANVKLGSGKIVPGISIYGGPGLTPGRMYPIVYAGVEQFGGGGDGYSSSLCLEGSLDPKFVKGKIVVCDRGINSRAAKGEQVKKNGGVGMILANGVFDGEGLVADCHVLPATAVGATAGDEIRSYIGNSRTPATATIVFKGTRLGVRPAPVVASFSARGPNPVSPEILKPDVIAPGLNILAAWPDHVGPSGVPSDGRRTEFNILSGTSMACPHVSGLAALLKAAHPDWSPASIRSALMTTAYTVDNKGDPILDESTGNVSSVFDYGAGHVHPVKAMNPGLVYDISSNDYVNFLCNSNYTTNTIRVITRRNADCSGAKRAGHSGNLNYPSLSAVFQLYGKKRMATHFIRTVTNVGDPSSVYKVTVKPPRGTVVTVKPDTLNFRRVGQKLNFLVRVQIRAVKLSPGGSSVKSGFIVWSDGKHTVTSPLVVTMQQPLD from the coding sequence ATGGCTCCATTTGGCTCCTTGGtcattctcccctttttgttGATAGCAACAGTGACTTGTTCTACTTCAGAGAAGGAAAATAGTAAAACTTTCATAGTCCAAGTCCACCACCAAACCAAGCCTTCCATATTCCCTACCCACAAACACTGGTACGACTCCTCCCTCTCTTCCATTTCCACCACCGCTTCTGTTATACACACCTACGACACCGTTTTTCATGGCTTCTCCGCAAAgctctcaccttcagaggcACAGAAGCTGCAATCACTCGGCCACGTCATCACTCTCATTCCCGAACAGCTTCGTTCCCTTCACACCACGCGCTCCCCTGAGTTTCTCGGCTTAACTACCGCCGACAGGACCGGCTTGCTCCACGAGACCGATTTCGGCTCGGATCTCGTCATCGGAGTTATCGACACCGGAATCTGGCCGGAGCGCCAGAGCTTCAACGACCGCGACCTCGGCCCCGTTCCCGCCAAATGGAGGGGAAAGTGCGTCGCCGGACAAAATTTTCCGGCCACTTCCTGCAACCGGAAACTCATCGGCGCCAGGTGGTTCTCCGGCGGATACGAGGCCACCAACGGGAAGATGAATGAGACCACTGAGTTCCGCTCGCCGAGAGACTCCGACGGCCACGGCACGCACACGGCGTCCATTGCCGCCGGGAGATACGTCTCGCCAGCGTCCACGTTAGGGTACGCCAAGGGCGTCGCCGCCGGCATGGCGCCGAAGGCGCGGCTCGCGGTGTATAAAGTCTGCTGGAACGGCGGTTGCTTTGACTCCGACATTCTCGCTGCCTTCGACGCCGCCGTGTCCGACGGCGTCGACGTGGCGTCGCTGAGCGTCGGAGGTGTTGTGGTACCTTACCATCTCGATGTCATTGCTATTGGCGCCTTCGCCGCCGCCTCCGCCGGCGTTTTTGTCTCCGCCTCCGCGGGAAACGGTGGTCCCGGCGGACTCACGGTGACCAATGTGGCGCCTTGGGTGACCACCGTTGGTGCCGGAACCTTAGACAGAGATTTCCCGGCGAATGTGAAGCTTGGAAGTGGAAAAATAGTACCTGGAATTAGTATTTATGGTGGACCGGGTCTAACTCCGGGTCGAATGTATCCAATTGTTTATGCGGGTGTTGAACAATTTGGCGGTGGTGGTGATGGGTATTCATCATCACTTTGTTTAGAAGGTTCCTTGGATCCTAAGTTTGTAAAAGGAAAAATTGTTGTGTGTGATAGAGGGATTAATTCAAGAGCTGCCAAAGGTGAACAAGTTAAGAAAAATGGAGGAGTTGGCATGATTTTGGCCAATGGTGTGTTTGATGGTGAAGGATTAGTAGCTGATTGCCACGTATTACCTGCCACGGCGGTTGGCGCCACTGCCGGGGACGAAATCCGGAGTTACATCGGGAATTCACGGACGCCGGCCACAGCGACAATCGTGTTCAAGGGAACAAGACTAGGGGTTAGGCCAGCACCTGTGGTGGCATCATTTTCAGCAAGAGGGCCAAACCCTGTGTCTCCAGAGATTCTGAAGCCCGATGTAATAGCCCCAGGGTTGAACATTCTTGCAGCTTGGCCTGATCATGTTGGACCCTCTGGGGTACCCTCTGATGGACGCAGGACTGAGTTCAACATCCTCTCTGGGACTTCAATGGCTTGTCCTCATGTTTCTGGTTTGGCTGCTTTGTTGAAAGCAGCCCATCCTGATTGGAGTCCTGCTTCTATTAGGTCTGCTTTGATGACCACTGCTTACACTGTGGACAACAAGGGTGATCCCATCTTGGATGAGTCCACTGGGAATGTTTCTTCAGTGTTTGATTATGGTGCTGGCCATGTTCACCCCGTCAAGGCCATGAACCCTGGCTTGGTTTATGATATCTCCTCTAATGATTATGTGAATTTCTTGTGTAATTCAAATTACACCACCAACACTATCCGTGTCATCACTAGAAGGAATGCTGATTGCAGTGGGGCTAAAAGGGCAGGACATTCTGGGAACCTCAATTACCCTTCATTGTCTGCAGTGTTTCAGCTATATGGAAAGAAGAGAATGGCTACACATTTTATTAGGACTGTGACCAATGTTGGGGACCCTAGTTCAGTGTACAAGGTCACTGTTAAGCCGCCACGCGGAACGGTGGTCACCGTGAAGCCGGACACCTTGAATTTCAGGAGGGTGGGGCAGAAGCTCAACTTTCTTGTCAGGGTTCAAATTAGGGCTGTTAAGCTTTCTCCGGGTGGTTCTAGTGTGAAGAGTGGCTTCATAGTTTGGTCTGATGGGAAGCATACTGTCACAAGTCCCCTTGTTGTGACGATGCAGCAGCCTCTGGATTAG
- the LOC114389793 gene encoding FCS-Like Zinc finger 17-like, whose amino-acid sequence MLPKFIISPFKVESQEGKHVNKRRKHVRSFESTNMDVGLRLLPQITSSKNTSNVLLKSAMRKTNQQSIPQDFCFLKTCNLCNKQLSPDKDIYMYRGDQGFCSVECRNRQIVLDDMRELENSTKKIVAAYRQCSSEAHRETRLILEDLRMQRLKSRV is encoded by the exons ATGCTTCCAAAGTTCATCATAAGCCCCTTCAAGGTGGAATCCCAAGAAGGGAAGCATGTGAACAAGAGAAGAAAACATGTGAGATCATTTGAGAGTACCAACATGGACGTTGGTTTGAGACTTCTCCCTCAAATTACAAGCTCAAAGAACACGTCAAATGTCCTCTTGAAATCTGCAATGAGAAAGACAAACCAACAATCCATCCCTCAAGACTTTTGCTTCCTTAAAACTTGCAATCTATGCAATAAGCAGCTCAGTCCAGACAAAGATATTTACATGTACAG GGGAGATCAAGGCTTCTGCAGTGTAGAGTGCCGGAACAGACAAATAGTTTTGGATGACATGAGAGAATTAGAGAACTCTACCAAGAAAATCGTAGCAGCTTATAGGCAATGTTCTAGTGAAGCACATAGAGAGACACGCCTTATACTTGAGGACCTACGAATGCAGAGACTTAAATCTAGAGTATAA